One Candidatus Lernaella stagnicola DNA window includes the following coding sequences:
- a CDS encoding transketolase C-terminal domain-containing protein has protein sequence MAKKSDHKTVKGLTWTVEDADSMTQAEVYGEVLTQLGTQNKKLVALTGDLAGSTKIGKFGDKHPDRFFNMGIAEINMMGVASGMAATGLIPVVSTFAAFASLRCAEWVRTDICYQKRNVKIIATHSGTSFGQAGTTHHCTEDFSVMRVMPGMVVIAPADAFETAKAVTAAIEHDGPVYIRIGRSFEPPLWKSMDDFEFKIGKAIKLHEGTDVTIIATGRTVTGALEAAEIAGQQGISVKVLNMHTIKPIDEEAILEAVMETRRIITVEDHNVYGGLGTAVADVIAASGKGCVLRKHGLQDEFSIVGYPDDLLHVYKMDADGILEGVEAVLKMDFEADEDWEDEV, from the coding sequence ATGGCTAAGAAATCGGACCACAAAACGGTCAAAGGTTTGACGTGGACGGTGGAAGACGCCGACAGCATGACCCAGGCCGAGGTGTACGGCGAGGTTCTCACCCAATTGGGCACGCAGAACAAAAAACTCGTCGCGCTGACCGGTGATCTGGCCGGTTCAACGAAAATCGGCAAGTTCGGGGACAAACACCCGGATCGCTTCTTCAATATGGGCATCGCCGAAATCAACATGATGGGCGTGGCCTCCGGCATGGCGGCCACCGGCCTGATCCCGGTGGTTTCGACCTTCGCCGCGTTCGCCTCACTGCGCTGCGCCGAGTGGGTGCGAACCGACATCTGCTACCAGAAGCGCAACGTCAAAATCATCGCCACGCACAGCGGCACGTCCTTCGGGCAGGCCGGCACAACCCACCACTGCACCGAAGACTTTTCGGTGATGCGCGTTATGCCGGGCATGGTGGTGATCGCGCCCGCCGACGCCTTCGAAACCGCCAAGGCCGTTACGGCCGCCATCGAGCATGACGGGCCGGTCTACATCCGCATCGGCCGCAGTTTCGAACCGCCGCTGTGGAAGTCGATGGATGACTTTGAGTTCAAAATCGGCAAGGCCATCAAGCTTCACGAGGGCACCGACGTGACCATCATCGCCACCGGCCGCACGGTCACCGGCGCGTTGGAAGCGGCGGAAATTGCCGGGCAGCAGGGCATTTCGGTCAAGGTGCTGAACATGCACACGATCAAGCCGATCGACGAGGAAGCGATTTTGGAAGCGGTGATGGAAACGCGCCGCATCATCACGGTGGAAGACCACAACGTCTACGGCGGCCTGGGCACGGCGGTGGCGGATGTAATCGCCGCTTCGGGCAAAGGCTGCGTGCTGCGCAAACACGGCCTGCAAGACGAGTTTTCGATCGTGGGTTATCCCGACGACCTGCTGCACGTATACAAGATGGACGCCGACGGTATCCTCGAAGGGGTCGAAGCCGTTTTGAAGATGGACTTCGAGGCGGACGAAGACTGGGAAGACGAGGTGTAA
- a CDS encoding transketolase, with amino-acid sequence MALKAAEKKKLAKIAYRVRQGIIQTTYDCGGSHIGGAFSQTDIMVALYYKFMKIDPKKPHWPSRDRFLLSKGHGGVGHAVILADLGFVDKGELKKFNKTGSPFGMHLDCLKVPGVDASTGSLGHGLSIGIGMAMGARLQNKKWHTYVILGDGELHGGPNWEAAQSAAHFGVTNMTVFVDRNKLCIDGKTEDIMALEPLDEKFEAFGWRVVRIDGHDFDQICDAIEQSHQEKDKPFIIIADTVKGKGVAFMEDVKAWHYGGLDDATRDKALDELRAAYKGVI; translated from the coding sequence ATGGCTCTAAAAGCAGCAGAGAAGAAGAAGCTGGCGAAGATTGCCTACCGGGTTCGTCAAGGCATCATCCAGACGACCTACGACTGCGGCGGCAGTCACATCGGCGGCGCGTTCAGCCAGACCGACATCATGGTCGCCCTATACTACAAGTTTATGAAGATCGACCCCAAAAAGCCTCATTGGCCGAGTCGGGACCGCTTCCTGCTCAGCAAGGGTCACGGCGGCGTGGGTCACGCGGTGATCTTGGCCGACCTGGGTTTCGTCGATAAGGGCGAGCTTAAGAAATTCAACAAAACCGGGTCGCCCTTCGGCATGCACTTGGATTGCTTGAAGGTGCCCGGCGTCGACGCTTCCACCGGTAGTTTGGGCCACGGGCTGAGCATCGGCATCGGCATGGCCATGGGCGCTCGGCTGCAGAATAAAAAATGGCACACGTACGTGATCCTCGGCGACGGCGAACTGCACGGCGGGCCGAATTGGGAAGCGGCGCAATCGGCCGCGCACTTCGGAGTCACGAACATGACGGTGTTCGTCGATCGCAACAAGCTGTGCATCGACGGGAAGACCGAAGACATCATGGCCTTGGAGCCGCTGGACGAAAAGTTCGAAGCCTTCGGTTGGCGGGTCGTGCGAATCGACGGTCACGACTTCGACCAGATTTGCGACGCCATCGAGCAGTCGCACCAGGAGAAGGACAAACCTTTCATCATCATCGCCGACACGGTCAAAGGCAAAGGCGTGGCGTTCATGGAGGACGTCAAGGCCTGGCATTACGGCGGTTTGGACGACGCCACGCGGGATAAGGCGCTCGACGAGCTTCGCGCCGCGTACAAGGGGGTGATCTGA
- a CDS encoding pyridoxal phosphate-dependent aminotransferase, with translation MIKASERSNNLPPFLVMEVLEKAQQMEAAGEHVIHMEVGEPDFDSPACVIDAAVHGLRHGQTHYTHSMGRRDLREAIGRWHGSQYGSEVDPDTVIVTVGSSPALLLVFAALCDPGDEVILSNPGYACYPQIVGFGGGTCVFVDVFEADGFQYRPEAIAAKITPRTKAILVNSPSNPTGNLIGRERLTDICSLGPVVVSDEIYHGLVYEGRAVSAREITKRSIVVGGFSKLFAMTGWRLGYLIVPPELVRPVQKMQQNFFISAGDFIQTAAIAALEGCGADVERMRLEYDRRRRMVLAQCAQIGLGVTVEPTGAFYVFINVARFSQKLEMDSYALAFDILEKAKVAVTPGTDFGSGGEGYLRLSYANSYENLVEGMRRLAEYFAGVD, from the coding sequence ATGATCAAGGCCAGCGAACGAAGCAACAACCTGCCGCCGTTTTTGGTCATGGAAGTGCTGGAAAAGGCTCAGCAGATGGAGGCCGCCGGCGAGCACGTGATTCACATGGAGGTCGGCGAGCCGGATTTCGATTCGCCCGCGTGTGTTATCGATGCCGCCGTCCACGGCTTGCGACACGGCCAAACCCATTACACGCACAGCATGGGGCGACGCGACCTGCGGGAAGCGATCGGCCGGTGGCATGGGTCGCAGTACGGCAGCGAGGTCGATCCGGACACGGTCATCGTCACGGTGGGGTCGAGCCCGGCCTTGTTGCTGGTGTTCGCCGCGCTTTGCGATCCGGGCGACGAAGTGATTTTATCCAACCCCGGCTACGCCTGTTACCCGCAGATCGTCGGCTTCGGCGGCGGCACGTGCGTGTTCGTCGACGTGTTCGAGGCCGACGGCTTTCAATACCGTCCCGAAGCCATCGCCGCGAAAATCACGCCGCGCACTAAGGCGATTCTAGTCAACAGCCCGTCCAATCCCACGGGAAACCTCATCGGCCGCGAGCGCTTGACGGACATTTGCAGCTTGGGTCCGGTGGTCGTAAGCGACGAGATCTATCACGGCCTGGTGTACGAAGGGCGGGCGGTCAGTGCGCGGGAGATCACCAAGCGGTCGATCGTGGTCGGCGGATTTTCTAAACTCTTCGCGATGACCGGCTGGCGGTTGGGCTACCTGATCGTGCCGCCGGAGTTGGTGCGGCCTGTACAGAAGATGCAGCAGAATTTCTTCATCTCGGCGGGCGACTTCATTCAGACCGCGGCCATTGCGGCCTTGGAGGGTTGCGGCGCGGATGTCGAACGCATGCGGCTGGAATACGACCGCCGCCGCCGCATGGTGCTGGCGCAGTGTGCGCAGATCGGGCTGGGCGTTACCGTTGAGCCCACCGGCGCGTTCTACGTGTTCATCAATGTGGCGCGTTTTAGCCAAAAACTTGAAATGGATTCGTACGCCCTGGCGTTCGACATTTTGGAGAAGGCGAAGGTCGCTGTAACACCGGGCACAGATTTCGGATCCGGTGGTGAGGGCTATCTGCGCTTGAGCTACGCTAACTCCTACGAAAACCTGGTGGAGGGTATGCGTCGGCTGGCGGAATATTTCGCAGGCGTGGACTGA
- a CDS encoding methyltransferase domain-containing protein — translation MKRLAWRSGFVLVVSLMFLALAAGCDKSDKSPAPPTQGQPPAPGQNTGDNQNVTEGYRDQPARTADSLAALPPDQAPPPPSDIVEIPSEPKLKTADSGPQKFKAPPLQPPPNATTALRQMTPPPAATIDPPSSDTEDGQPAGDTATELIIPRSLPDDAEQAQKAFQDLLPVIESRVMGELRFTDQYQQMLGLARRLKIKSDHVVADIGAGTGFLSLVLMENGIAFHTFYAVDINPYGLRVLEEIIKRKPSLIGGAQVKTIVSQVDDVKLPVGVVDVAVILDSPFYLPENAGEPFAADHPAVKCLASLYRSMKSGSTLHVINSLKQLHLDRFENDKLIPATFAAAGFQSPKKQEYKEGGEMYQHFVFKR, via the coding sequence ATGAAGCGATTAGCGTGGCGTTCGGGCTTTGTCCTGGTTGTTTCGCTGATGTTTCTCGCACTCGCAGCCGGCTGTGACAAAAGCGATAAGTCACCTGCACCGCCAACCCAAGGACAGCCGCCGGCCCCCGGGCAAAACACGGGCGACAACCAGAACGTCACAGAAGGCTATCGTGATCAACCGGCCCGGACGGCCGACTCGCTGGCGGCATTGCCGCCCGATCAAGCCCCGCCCCCGCCGTCGGACATTGTGGAAATTCCCAGCGAGCCAAAGCTCAAAACCGCCGATTCGGGACCGCAAAAGTTCAAAGCGCCGCCCTTGCAGCCACCGCCGAACGCCACGACCGCCTTGCGGCAAATGACTCCGCCGCCCGCGGCGACGATTGACCCGCCGTCGTCGGACACCGAGGACGGGCAGCCGGCCGGCGACACGGCGACCGAATTGATAATCCCGCGCAGTCTGCCCGACGATGCCGAACAAGCTCAGAAGGCTTTTCAGGATTTGCTGCCGGTGATCGAATCCCGCGTGATGGGCGAATTGCGATTCACCGATCAATACCAACAAATGCTGGGCCTGGCGCGTCGCCTGAAGATCAAGAGCGATCACGTGGTCGCCGATATTGGCGCCGGCACCGGTTTTTTATCGCTCGTGCTGATGGAAAACGGCATCGCATTCCACACCTTCTATGCGGTGGACATCAACCCATACGGTCTGCGGGTGCTCGAAGAAATCATTAAGCGCAAACCCAGCCTGATCGGCGGCGCGCAGGTCAAGACGATTGTCTCCCAAGTCGACGACGTCAAACTGCCGGTCGGCGTGGTGGACGTGGCGGTCATCTTGGACTCGCCTTTTTATCTGCCCGAAAACGCCGGCGAGCCCTTTGCCGCCGATCATCCGGCCGTCAAGTGCCTGGCGTCGCTGTATCGCTCCATGAAATCGGGCAGCACGTTGCACGTGATCAATTCGCTAAAGCAGTTGCATCTCGATCGCTTCGAGAACGACAAGCTGATCCCGGCCACCTTCGCGGCCGCCGGATTCCAATCTCCGAAAAAACAGGAATACAAAGAAGGCGGCGAAATGTACCAGCATTTCGTCTTCAAACGCTGA
- a CDS encoding DMT family transporter, with translation MNLTNDIIGSFFALSTALCWAVASIMWRKLGEDVSSVAMNLGKGLVALVCLGAIFAFKGFGSVGFDEWIMLSLSGLLGISLGDTLFFLALMRLGPRRMLMMDTMIPLVTAMLAFVVLGERLTGVGWLGGALVIGGVVWVMRERLPQQSPAEERTGRAGVWLATGAVMCNAVAILLAKKAAATVDPTDATFVRIFAGTVGLVVYGLPRGRVIGWLKPFLKPRLLAVLAVASFIGTFLGIWLAQAALTFTTATVATILKGTTPIFILPLAVLVLKEKVSLRAVLGAAVAVAGVAVLFLR, from the coding sequence ATGAACCTGACCAACGACATCATCGGCAGTTTTTTTGCGCTTTCGACGGCGCTTTGTTGGGCCGTTGCCTCGATCATGTGGCGGAAGCTCGGGGAGGACGTGTCCTCGGTCGCCATGAATTTGGGCAAGGGCCTGGTGGCGCTAGTCTGTCTGGGCGCGATTTTCGCCTTCAAGGGTTTCGGCAGCGTGGGTTTCGACGAATGGATCATGCTTTCGCTGAGCGGCTTGTTGGGTATCTCGCTGGGCGACACGCTGTTTTTCCTGGCCCTGATGCGGCTGGGGCCGCGGCGAATGCTGATGATGGATACGATGATTCCCCTGGTGACGGCCATGTTGGCGTTCGTCGTGCTCGGCGAGCGTCTGACAGGCGTAGGCTGGCTGGGCGGGGCGCTGGTCATCGGCGGCGTTGTGTGGGTGATGCGCGAGCGCCTGCCGCAGCAGTCACCGGCCGAAGAGCGAACGGGGCGGGCGGGGGTGTGGCTGGCGACCGGCGCGGTGATGTGCAACGCCGTGGCGATTTTGCTGGCGAAGAAAGCCGCCGCGACCGTCGATCCGACCGACGCTACGTTTGTGCGCATCTTCGCCGGCACCGTGGGCCTTGTGGTGTACGGCCTGCCGCGGGGACGGGTGATCGGTTGGCTCAAGCCCTTCTTGAAACCACGTTTGCTGGCCGTGCTCGCGGTGGCTTCGTTTATCGGCACGTTTTTGGGGATTTGGCTGGCTCAGGCGGCGTTGACGTTCACCACGGCGACGGTAGCAACAATTCTGAAGGGCACGACGCCGATCTTCATTCTGCCCTTGGCCGTGCTGGTGTTGAAAGAAAAAGTGTCCTTACGGGCCGTGCTGGGCGCGGCGGTTGCCGTGGCGGGCGTCGCGGTTTTATTCCTGCGCTAA
- a CDS encoding methyltransferase yields the protein MATTPRLLRLLSWLATLTIVVGYSAIGCSKPQDSPDRGAAPGPVKKRIVAELPPDDLPPRSLGAFQPITNEQLEQYRQAIDQHMTQGRRLSSSRNVLLDIIPLLGLRPGTVLADVGAGTGYLEIALLEENVDFGAAYAIDVDKQALGLLQHFLSKTDHPRAKNIHLVASQPEDIGMPAGSTDIVAFISAPFFRAEKQPDGSLRLDAITQRCLVSAVRALKPQGVIHVFNTSHTDRYLDEEITYPFKVAGLKTGAINDLSLGRMPVRHFVFTKSGEK from the coding sequence ATGGCAACAACGCCACGTCTGTTGCGTCTACTTTCCTGGTTGGCGACCCTCACAATCGTCGTTGGTTATAGCGCAATCGGCTGCTCCAAACCACAAGATTCCCCCGATCGCGGGGCCGCGCCCGGCCCGGTTAAAAAACGTATCGTCGCCGAGTTGCCGCCCGACGATCTGCCGCCGCGCAGCCTCGGAGCCTTTCAGCCAATCACCAATGAGCAGCTCGAACAGTATCGGCAAGCCATCGACCAACACATGACCCAAGGGCGCCGTCTGTCCAGCAGCCGCAACGTGTTGCTCGACATTATCCCACTGCTCGGCTTGCGCCCCGGCACGGTGCTTGCCGACGTCGGCGCGGGCACCGGATATCTGGAAATCGCCTTGTTGGAAGAAAACGTAGATTTCGGCGCCGCCTATGCGATCGATGTCGATAAACAAGCCCTGGGGTTGTTACAGCATTTCTTGTCCAAGACCGACCACCCGCGTGCGAAGAACATTCATCTCGTTGCGTCCCAGCCGGAAGATATCGGCATGCCGGCCGGTTCCACGGATATTGTCGCTTTCATCAGCGCGCCCTTTTTTCGGGCCGAAAAGCAGCCCGACGGCTCCCTGCGCCTCGATGCGATCACCCAACGGTGCCTGGTCTCGGCCGTGCGGGCTTTGAAGCCCCAAGGCGTAATCCATGTCTTCAACACCTCCCACACTGACCGATACCTTGATGAAGAAATCACGTATCCCTTCAAAGTTGCCGGGTTGAAAACCGGTGCGATCAACGACCTCTCGCTGGGCAGGATGCCCGTACGGCATTTCGTGTTTACCAAGAGCGGAGAAAAATAG
- a CDS encoding SUMF1/EgtB/PvdO family nonheme iron enzyme, protein MFRHVFGLVLALLVGGVVACSETSPSAGMVSIPAGAFDQGCVPAQATTCPDNAGPRRRVELDAFFLDVHEVTVAAYKECVDAGACRAPANKKPAGIDEKWARYDFAYTWDRWFRNNHPINGVTWDDAAGYCRWRGKRLPTEAEFEKALRGGSPDNIFPWGDDAAPSPGFGNYADDTAHKKFHFWRVFQGYDDGYVGTSPVCSFEKNAYGLCDIAGNLWEWCADAYEADWYARMPAKNPLNEANVGLRVVRGGGFRGTPSSATASHRVGLPRNEYVSSRGFRCAKNATAP, encoded by the coding sequence ATGTTTCGTCACGTTTTTGGGTTGGTGTTGGCGCTGCTGGTCGGCGGCGTGGTCGCTTGTTCGGAAACGAGCCCCTCGGCGGGCATGGTGTCGATACCGGCCGGGGCATTCGATCAAGGCTGCGTGCCCGCCCAAGCTACCACGTGCCCCGACAACGCCGGCCCGCGGCGGCGTGTTGAGCTCGACGCGTTTTTTCTTGATGTGCATGAAGTGACCGTTGCCGCGTACAAGGAATGTGTGGACGCCGGCGCGTGCCGCGCGCCCGCCAATAAAAAACCGGCGGGCATCGACGAGAAATGGGCTCGCTACGATTTCGCCTACACCTGGGATCGTTGGTTCCGCAACAACCACCCGATCAACGGCGTAACTTGGGACGACGCCGCGGGGTATTGTCGCTGGCGCGGCAAGCGCCTGCCCACCGAGGCCGAGTTCGAAAAAGCCTTGCGCGGCGGGTCGCCGGATAACATTTTCCCCTGGGGCGATGACGCGGCGCCGTCGCCGGGTTTCGGGAACTACGCCGACGACACGGCCCACAAGAAATTTCATTTCTGGCGCGTTTTCCAAGGCTACGACGATGGCTACGTCGGCACCTCACCGGTGTGCAGTTTCGAGAAAAACGCCTACGGTTTGTGCGACATCGCCGGGAATTTGTGGGAGTGGTGTGCCGACGCCTACGAAGCAGACTGGTACGCGCGAATGCCCGCCAAGAACCCGCTTAACGAAGCGAACGTCGGCTTGCGCGTTGTGCGGGGCGGCGGCTTTCGCGGCACGCCCTCGAGCGCTACGGCCTCCCATCGCGTCGGTCTGCCGCGCAACGAGTACGTCAGTTCCCGCGGTTTTCGCTGCGCCAAGAACGCGACGGCGCCCTGA
- a CDS encoding formylglycine-generating enzyme family protein, which produces MNAKALHRWFIAALALMLLAGCHQKQNAAAPVSDTIDFVRLPAGRFVMGSPAGEPGRDEDESPAHAVAISRPFLLGRTEVTQAQWRRVMGENSSAFFACGDACPVEDISWFEAVDFCNRASQLESLTPCYERDGDAVAFDADCTGYRLPTEAEWEYAARAGAATALWNGPLAETECGPDKKLNRAGWYCGNSKVSYAGCLSAADGGGAACSGTHPAGEKNANPWGLVDMNGNVMEWVWDWHAPYPEGEVTNPRGPAEGEHRVLRGGGWRSLARHCRAANRRTNVPSYKMSVIGFRVARNAP; this is translated from the coding sequence ATGAACGCGAAAGCCCTTCACCGCTGGTTTATCGCCGCGCTCGCTCTCATGCTGCTCGCCGGCTGCCACCAGAAGCAAAACGCCGCGGCGCCCGTAAGCGACACGATCGATTTCGTGCGCCTTCCCGCCGGACGCTTCGTGATGGGCTCGCCCGCGGGTGAACCGGGCCGCGACGAAGACGAAAGCCCCGCCCATGCCGTGGCCATCAGCCGACCCTTTTTGCTCGGGCGCACCGAAGTAACACAAGCCCAATGGCGCCGCGTGATGGGCGAGAATTCCTCCGCCTTCTTCGCCTGCGGTGACGCATGTCCGGTGGAAGATATTTCCTGGTTCGAGGCCGTCGATTTCTGCAACCGCGCCTCGCAGCTCGAATCCCTCACGCCCTGCTACGAACGCGACGGCGATGCGGTCGCCTTTGACGCCGACTGCACCGGCTACCGCCTGCCCACCGAGGCCGAATGGGAATACGCCGCGCGCGCCGGCGCCGCCACGGCCCTGTGGAACGGACCCTTGGCCGAAACCGAATGCGGCCCGGATAAAAAACTCAACCGCGCCGGCTGGTATTGCGGCAATTCGAAGGTCTCCTACGCGGGTTGCTTGAGCGCCGCCGACGGCGGAGGCGCGGCCTGCTCCGGCACTCATCCGGCGGGCGAAAAGAACGCCAATCCCTGGGGACTGGTCGACATGAACGGCAATGTCATGGAATGGGTCTGGGATTGGCACGCTCCCTATCCCGAAGGCGAAGTCACCAACCCCCGCGGCCCTGCCGAGGGCGAACATCGTGTCTTGCGAGGCGGCGGTTGGCGCTCGTTGGCCCGCCATTGTCGCGCCGCCAATCGCCGCACAAACGTGCCAAGTTACAAAATGAGTGTTATTGGTTTCCGCGTAGCTCGTAACGCCCCGTGA
- a CDS encoding methyltransferase has translation MKRSMIPLLLLAIVATVFFACQQTPETAPPLESSPPPGSSPPPGSLPPLGSSPPPPGAPLAPPPGNAGGQPDGSYLRPVPGSLVMFSENREAKWEETVAAVREIKAKGKKLSDYFPKMLASAKMADIQPTDVVADIGAGTGLLGIALLENDVAFAKLFAVDIDKPSLDLGKRMLELLALPGREKIVSVPSEYDDVKLPPASVDVAIVINSPFYRGKHNEAGDIEVKTEAVACMTSLFRAVKKGGRVHLVEAAGKDEKTTIPKDLYIEAFRRSGFREVKTDTFVFFAMAHHHIVLEKPR, from the coding sequence ATGAAACGATCGATGATCCCGCTTTTGCTGCTCGCCATCGTGGCGACGGTGTTTTTCGCCTGCCAACAAACACCGGAAACCGCACCGCCGCTGGAATCTTCGCCGCCGCCCGGGTCTTCCCCACCGCCCGGATCGTTACCGCCACTTGGATCTTCCCCACCACCGCCGGGAGCGCCACTCGCCCCGCCGCCCGGCAACGCCGGCGGGCAACCGGACGGCAGCTACCTGCGGCCGGTGCCGGGTAGTCTGGTGATGTTCTCCGAGAATCGCGAGGCGAAATGGGAAGAGACCGTCGCGGCCGTGCGCGAAATCAAAGCGAAGGGAAAAAAGCTTTCGGATTATTTCCCCAAGATGCTCGCTTCAGCCAAGATGGCGGATATTCAACCGACCGATGTGGTCGCCGACATCGGCGCCGGAACGGGGTTGCTTGGTATCGCCTTGCTGGAAAACGACGTCGCCTTCGCCAAGCTGTTCGCGGTCGACATCGACAAACCCTCGCTCGATCTTGGCAAGCGGATGCTCGAATTGCTGGCGTTGCCGGGGCGCGAAAAGATCGTCTCCGTGCCTTCCGAATATGATGACGTGAAGCTGCCGCCCGCTTCGGTGGACGTGGCGATCGTCATCAATTCGCCCTTCTATCGCGGCAAGCACAACGAGGCCGGTGACATAGAAGTCAAAACCGAGGCCGTGGCGTGCATGACGTCGCTGTTTCGCGCCGTGAAGAAAGGCGGTCGCGTACATCTGGTGGAAGCGGCGGGTAAAGACGAGAAAACAACCATTCCCAAAGACCTCTACATCGAGGCTTTCCGCCGGTCCGGATTCCGCGAAGTCAAAACCGACACCTTCGTGTTTTTCGCTATGGCGCATCACCATATTGTCTTAGAGAAACCGCGATGA
- a CDS encoding class I SAM-dependent methyltransferase yields MPRYTVLLALGVVLAVALIACHSGPGDSPTGQQDLDSQPPPPPPPPSAMIVPEYRGPMPTSMDAFPTVSTKDLQKMKKALAKAIKKGTKFAPLHPEFEALWERVETNADSVVAEIGAGNGLFTLVGLERNAPFHTYYAAESDLHSVSFLNYLFTDLKAQGARTVKAVLSETTDFPLPPNSVDVVIIHHQPHLTGYSVADGQIGVVESTIKTVASITSAMKDGAVLHMIVDPKLRHQLKSLAKQDPPFEEAAYAFTRAGFTLEKTELLEVGGEKLMYVMLRNSAATEKKPAE; encoded by the coding sequence ATGCCGCGTTACACCGTACTGCTGGCATTGGGCGTGGTTCTCGCCGTCGCGTTAATCGCCTGCCACTCCGGACCGGGGGATTCGCCGACCGGTCAACAAGATCTGGATTCACAGCCCCCACCGCCGCCGCCGCCACCGTCGGCAATGATCGTCCCCGAATACCGGGGTCCGATGCCTACGAGCATGGACGCGTTCCCAACGGTGAGCACGAAAGACTTGCAGAAAATGAAAAAGGCGTTGGCCAAGGCGATAAAGAAAGGCACGAAATTCGCCCCCCTGCACCCCGAATTCGAGGCGCTTTGGGAACGAGTCGAAACCAACGCCGACAGTGTCGTGGCCGAAATCGGCGCCGGTAACGGTTTGTTCACGCTTGTCGGCCTTGAACGCAACGCGCCCTTCCATACCTATTACGCGGCGGAAAGCGATCTGCACTCCGTAAGTTTTCTGAACTATTTATTCACCGATTTGAAAGCGCAGGGGGCCAGAACGGTCAAGGCGGTGCTCTCGGAAACCACGGATTTTCCCCTGCCTCCCAATTCCGTGGATGTTGTCATCATTCACCACCAGCCGCACCTCACGGGTTACTCGGTGGCCGACGGGCAAATCGGCGTCGTCGAGTCCACCATTAAAACCGTGGCTTCCATCACCTCCGCGATGAAAGACGGCGCGGTTCTACACATGATTGTCGACCCGAAACTGAGGCATCAACTGAAGTCGTTGGCTAAACAAGACCCGCCCTTCGAAGAAGCCGCCTATGCTTTCACCCGGGCCGGGTTCACCCTGGAAAAAACCGAACTTCTGGAAGTTGGCGGCGAAAAGTTAATGTACGTGATGCTACGAAACAGTGCTGCGACCGAAAAGAAACCCGCCGAGTAG
- a CDS encoding FAD-dependent oxidoreductase yields the protein MHQPAKRVLILGGGFAGLAAARALPPAHRVTLIDRRSNFEFLPNIHELVSGVKTAKALRLPYRETLHRLGHRFLEDDVTGIDPSAREVVTASGTHHFYDAAIVALGGVDATYGVPGVAKNAVSFKSVAECETIGRRLRELEGGGRPYHVVVVGGGFEGIEALGEILRAYGRSPRLSVTLVEGADRLMANGPPEVDARLRQLAAGYPVRFLCRAPVKRILKRRVRLAGGDTLESNLTIWTGGVAPPPLLADRRLTGDPGEWLAACSTLQHPKFPTLFVVGDVAGLTGGAAGKQAYHALDMGVCAARNIERLFRLRRLKDYSPVNKPALVSFGNLGGVLVWGDRAAEGVVFTLMKEAVFHLVMARLDRPVTWSPAGRLASRLGATVTKIGWPTLKSWGALRRLPGVRILRD from the coding sequence TTGCACCAACCGGCAAAACGAGTGCTCATTTTGGGCGGTGGTTTCGCGGGTCTGGCGGCGGCGCGTGCGCTGCCACCGGCACACCGAGTTACACTGATCGACCGCCGGTCGAACTTTGAATTCCTGCCGAACATTCACGAATTGGTATCCGGCGTCAAAACGGCGAAGGCGTTGCGACTGCCCTATCGCGAGACATTGCATCGCCTGGGACACCGCTTTTTGGAGGACGATGTAACCGGGATCGATCCGTCGGCGCGCGAGGTTGTCACCGCGTCGGGTACGCATCACTTCTACGACGCGGCGATTGTCGCGCTGGGCGGCGTCGATGCGACCTATGGCGTGCCGGGCGTGGCGAAGAACGCCGTTTCCTTCAAAAGCGTCGCGGAATGCGAGACCATCGGCCGGCGTCTGCGCGAGTTGGAAGGCGGCGGTCGACCGTACCACGTAGTCGTGGTGGGTGGCGGTTTCGAGGGCATCGAAGCGCTGGGTGAGATACTGCGCGCCTACGGTCGCAGCCCGCGGTTGAGTGTCACGCTCGTGGAGGGAGCCGACCGGCTGATGGCCAACGGCCCACCGGAAGTCGACGCCCGTCTGCGGCAGTTGGCGGCGGGGTATCCTGTCCGGTTTCTTTGCCGCGCGCCGGTGAAGAGAATCCTGAAACGCCGCGTGCGCCTAGCCGGCGGCGATACGTTGGAATCGAACTTGACGATCTGGACCGGCGGGGTCGCGCCGCCGCCGTTATTGGCCGACCGGCGATTGACCGGCGATCCCGGCGAATGGTTGGCGGCTTGTTCGACCTTGCAGCATCCGAAGTTCCCGACGCTGTTTGTGGTGGGAGATGTGGCGGGGCTGACCGGTGGTGCGGCGGGCAAGCAGGCCTATCACGCGCTGGATATGGGCGTTTGCGCCGCGCGGAACATCGAGCGTTTGTTTCGGCTGCGGCGACTCAAGGATTACTCGCCGGTCAACAAGCCCGCGTTGGTGTCATTTGGGAATCTGGGCGGCGTGCTCGTGTGGGGCGACCGAGCGGCGGAGGGCGTGGTGTTTACCTTGATGAAAGAGGCGGTCTTTCACCTGGTGATGGCGCGCTTGGATCGCCCGGTCACATGGAGCCCTGCGGGTCGATTGGCCTCGCGCCTCGGGGCGACGGTGACGAAGATCGGCTGGCCGACGCTGAAATCGTGGGGCGCTCTGCGGCGTTTGCCGGGGGTGCGCATTCTGCGGGATTGA